In one Epinephelus moara isolate mb chromosome 6, YSFRI_EMoa_1.0, whole genome shotgun sequence genomic region, the following are encoded:
- the LOC126391226 gene encoding putative nuclease HARBI1, whose protein sequence is MQQCSSDDLGLSQPSISRVINQTLTALSQPHIVTQFVKFPLDARTLQAHKRAFMDIAGFPGVVGVIDGTHVRIIAPSEDEAIFVNRKRFHSINVQLVFSADYKILDIVAKWPGSTHDARMLSESGLRQLFEGHYVPANCHLLGDSGYPCKPWLLTPYLQPHQGPQLNYNRAHKRTRAVVERGIGQMKRRFHVLHGEVRLTPDKVCKVIVACAILHNICKARQIAEPLEGDGDEESDDDGGGGEENIDFPQGNLAQSGLSYRGHFTNLHFRDGVGAAGAAGRDGV, encoded by the exons ATGCAAcaatgcagcagtgatgacttgggtctgtcaCAACCCTCCATCAGCAGGGTCATCAATCAAACATTGACAGCATTGTCACAACCTCACATTGTGACACAATTTGTTAAATTTCCACTGGATGCCCGCACTTTGCAAGCCCACAAAAGGGCATTTATGGACATTGCAGGATTCCCTGGTGTTGTGGGTGTAATTGATGGGACACATGTCAGAATAATTGCACCATCAGAAGATGAAGCCATCTTTGTGAACAGGAAAAGATTTCACAGCATCAATGTTCAGCTTGTTTTCAGTGCTGACTACAAAATTTTAGACATTGTTGCTAAATGGCCAGGCTCAACACATGATGCCAGAATGCTCTCTGAGAGTGGTCTCAGACAGCTTTTCGAGGGACATTATGTGCCAGCCAATTGCCACTTGTTAGGGGACAGTGGCTACCCATGCAAACCATGGCTCCTAACACCTTACCTCCAGCCACACCAAGGGCCGCAACTAAACTACAACAG GGCCCATAAGAGAACAAGGGCAGTTGTGGAGCGTGGCATTGGCCAAATGAAGAGACGCTTTCATGTCCTCCATGGAGAGGTGCGGCTGACCCCTGATAAAGTCTGCAAAGTCATCGTGGCCTGTGCAATACTGCACAACATTTGCAAGGCTCGGCAGATTGCAGAACCTCTTGAGGGTGATGGTGACGAGGAGAgcgatgatgatggtggtggtggtgaagaAAACATTGACTTTCCACAGGGGAACTTGGCTCAAAGTGGACTATCTTACAGAGGCCACTTTACAAATTTACATTTCAG GGATGGTGTTGGAGCAGCAGGTGCAGCAGGCAGGGATGGTGTTTGA